In Candidatus Zixiibacteriota bacterium, a genomic segment contains:
- a CDS encoding DUF1385 domain-containing protein, which yields MMRAPEKVSTSVRRASGEITTQTENFISQTQKHKKTLGKPIIRGVFSFFEMLVLGIKTLNYSAEIAAADEKNPEDVSGPVSKKMTLALSATMIFSLVFAIVIFFFLPLLFAQLLDIHREALIFNLVAGFIRMLMFVLYIKGISYLKDIKRIFCYHGAEHKSIFAFEADLPLTVDNAAKFTTLHPRCGTSFILIVALMAILTYSISDTIFAQIAGHQPALLERFAIHFSLLPLVAGVSYELLKLSGKTQNKSLTKIFIAPGLWLQKITTSEPDAGQLEVALTALKASIIDTDLYTEAVRAE from the coding sequence ATGATGAGAGCGCCTGAAAAGGTATCAACCTCTGTAAGGCGTGCCTCTGGTGAAATAACAACTCAAACTGAGAATTTTATCTCGCAGACACAAAAGCATAAAAAGACCTTAGGCAAGCCGATAATCAGGGGCGTTTTCTCTTTTTTCGAGATGCTTGTACTTGGAATTAAAACCCTTAACTACTCAGCCGAGATTGCCGCCGCCGATGAGAAAAATCCTGAGGATGTTTCAGGGCCAGTCTCAAAAAAAATGACCCTTGCGCTGAGTGCAACTATGATATTTTCACTAGTTTTTGCAATAGTGATATTTTTCTTTCTACCATTGCTTTTCGCTCAATTATTAGATATTCACCGCGAGGCATTGATATTTAATTTGGTGGCTGGTTTTATCAGGATGCTAATGTTTGTTTTGTATATTAAGGGCATATCATATCTGAAGGATATAAAGCGGATTTTTTGCTATCATGGCGCTGAGCATAAATCGATATTCGCTTTTGAGGCCGACCTGCCGCTTACAGTTGATAATGCCGCCAAATTTACTACTTTGCATCCCCGATGCGGAACCAGTTTTATATTGATTGTAGCGCTAATGGCAATCCTCACTTATTCGATATCAGACACAATATTTGCCCAAATAGCAGGACATCAACCGGCATTATTAGAGAGATTTGCCATTCACTTTTCACTATTGCCCTTAGTTGCCGGAGTATCTTATGAGCTTTTAAAGCTTTCGGGAAAAACGCAAAATAAAAGCCTGACAAAGATTTTTATCGCTCCCGGATTATGGCTTCAGAAAATTACTACCAGCGAACCTGATGCCGGTCAGCTTGAGGTTGCCCTAACGGCGCTTAAAGCATCAATTATAGACACCGATTTATACACTGAAGCAGTAAGGGCGGAATGA
- a CDS encoding YncE family protein: MRKFLFISLFVLALMACSFAANYLYVVNGTAETMSRVNIETGAVENHVTALGVVPNQIVYHDDRLYVVNSLSASLMVINPANNSVINEFPLPVNSNPYNIALSGNFAYVTGFASASVYKVNINNGSIADTYTVGLSPEGLIAYDGRLYIANTAFDPDDYSYGQGSVSIIDLSNGSTIDQVNIGKNPQFLAAGPGDFINIVCSGDYSTHTGMVYFLNPQNNTLIDSLSTGGNPGMLAISSDGIGYIAAGGWVGDGHVYSYNAVSRTILRDASNPITVARGAIAVAVDSVGMIYSAGQMVDRITKFDYQGNVIANYSVGDGPVSMVIIDERTYIETIDDVVPDGITLGIPYPNPFNSSVCLKLEGNCSHQDNLIIDIYNCNGKLVNKLSVWQNHSISNNVIWPGIDYNGCDVASGVYFARIRGTLKTVKMVLLR; the protein is encoded by the coding sequence ATGAGAAAGTTTTTATTTATTAGTCTGTTTGTTCTTGCATTAATGGCTTGTTCATTTGCCGCCAATTATCTTTATGTGGTCAACGGCACTGCCGAAACCATGTCGAGAGTCAATATTGAAACAGGCGCTGTTGAAAATCATGTAACCGCTCTGGGAGTTGTCCCCAATCAGATAGTTTATCATGATGACAGGCTTTATGTTGTCAATTCGCTTTCAGCCAGCCTGATGGTTATTAATCCGGCAAACAACTCGGTTATTAATGAATTCCCTCTGCCGGTAAACAGCAACCCCTATAATATTGCCCTCTCCGGCAATTTCGCTTATGTAACGGGATTTGCCTCAGCTTCAGTATATAAAGTTAACATAAACAACGGCTCTATTGCCGACACATACACTGTCGGGTTGTCTCCCGAGGGATTAATTGCTTATGACGGCAGGCTTTATATTGCCAATACTGCTTTTGACCCGGATGATTACAGTTATGGGCAAGGGTCGGTATCTATAATAGACTTAAGTAATGGCAGCACAATTGACCAAGTTAATATAGGGAAAAACCCGCAATTTTTAGCAGCAGGACCAGGTGATTTTATAAATATTGTTTGTTCCGGCGATTATAGCACGCATACAGGAATGGTTTATTTCTTAAATCCTCAGAATAATACGCTTATAGACTCGCTTTCGACTGGCGGCAATCCCGGCATGCTGGCAATATCTTCTGATGGCATCGGGTATATTGCCGCCGGCGGCTGGGTTGGCGATGGTCATGTTTATAGTTATAATGCTGTCAGCCGTACTATCCTCAGAGATGCCAGCAACCCTATTACCGTTGCCAGAGGCGCCATTGCGGTTGCGGTTGATTCGGTTGGCATGATCTATAGCGCCGGGCAGATGGTTGATAGGATTACAAAGTTCGATTATCAGGGAAATGTAATCGCTAATTATTCAGTCGGGGATGGTCCCGTATCAATGGTAATAATCGATGAGAGAACATATATTGAAACCATCGATGACGTTGTGCCGGATGGCATTACGCTTGGAATACCTTATCCAAATCCATTCAATTCATCTGTTTGCTTAAAGCTGGAGGGTAATTGCAGCCATCAGGATAACTTGATAATTGACATTTATAATTGTAACGGTAAGTTGGTAAATAAGTTAAGTGTTTGGCAGAATCATTCGATAAGCAATAATGTAATCTGGCCTGGCATCGACTATAATGGTTGTGATGTTGCCTCTGGTGTCTATTTTGCCAGAATAAGAGGAACTTTAAAAACAGTAAAAATGGTTCTTTTAAGGTAA
- the rpmE gene encoding 50S ribosomal protein L31, producing the protein MKKKIHPKYFETKITCACGNVIETRSTMKDITVEICSNCHPFFTGKQKLIDTAGRVERYNRKYGKTS; encoded by the coding sequence ATGAAGAAGAAAATACATCCGAAATATTTCGAAACAAAAATTACCTGTGCTTGCGGGAATGTTATCGAAACACGCTCCACAATGAAAGATATTACAGTGGAGATATGCTCGAATTGTCATCCGTTCTTTACCGGCAAACAAAAACTTATTGATACTGCCGGAAGAGTTGAAAGATATAATCGTAAGTACGGTAAAACTAGCTAA